One Spinacia oleracea cultivar Varoflay chromosome 4, BTI_SOV_V1, whole genome shotgun sequence DNA segment encodes these proteins:
- the LOC130471514 gene encoding uncharacterized protein codes for MDRNWMYGSRTTNQYILGVEEFIACAVAYQLKNGDESILCPCSNCDCSRRFRNVDQIREHLVRRGFRLNYTRWIWHGESVNHGECNINYGHSGSNFGGDNDIHDDDNGSDDMDNDELDYVEDDEINEMMQDVEDYLNDQPSMYETLSSAASKPLYPGCSKYSILSTMLKLYNKKAKYNWCDQSFTSLLEDLKDMFPEGNEIPISNYRAKKMLCPMGIEYQKIHACPNDCILYRKEYQDLHKCPRCGLSRYKRKKVDGTPDEKGPPAKVLWYLPIIPRFKRLFANKKEAKNLRWHEEGRKKDEYLRHPADSPQWKNFDEKFDDFGKEMRNLRLGLCTDGMNPFGTLSTQHSTWPVLLSIYNLPPWLCMKRKYIMLSLLISGPKQPGNDIDVYLAPLIDDLKVLWNEGVPVFDSYTETNFTLRAMIFCTVNDFPAYGNLSGYINKGAKACPICEDDMVGEYLEHCKKNIYWHTRRLLPLDHPYRKKKKPFNGKTEVRVARPPLTGSEVYERVKDINTVYGKPYKAVKGALYKKKSPFWDLPYWRHLEVRHCLDFMHVEKNVFESIIGTLLNITGKTKDGENVRKDMQKLKIRPELAPEDKEKGKYLPPACYTMSKNEKISFFEC; via the coding sequence ATGGATCGCAATTGGATGTACGGTTCAAGAACTAcgaatcaatacattctagggGTTGAGGAGTTCATCGCATGTGCAGTTGCGTATCAGTTGAAGAATGGTGACGAGTCAATACTTTGCCCTTGTTCTAATTGTGATTGTTCTAGGAGGTTTCGTAATGTTGATCAGATTAGGGAACATTTAGTTCGTCGTGGCTTTAGGTTGAACTATACAAGGTGGATATGGCATGGTGAGAGTGTTAACCATGGGGAGTGCAATATTAACTATGGGCACTCAGGAAGCAACTTCGGAGGTGATAATGATATCCATGATGACGATAATGGTAGCGATGATATGGATAATGATGAGCTGGACTACGTTGAGGATGATGAGATAAATGAGATGATGCAGGATGTAGAAGACTATCTCAATGATCAACCTAGTATGTATGAGACTTTATCGAGTGCCGCGAGTAAGCCATTGTATCCTGGTTGCTCTAAGTACAGCATCTTATCTACTATGTTGAAGCTGTATAATAAGAAAGCAAAATACAACTGGTGTGATCAGAGTTTCACTTCTCTATTGGAAGATTTGAAAGATATGTTTCCGGAAGGGAATGAAATTCCGATATCTAACTATCGAGCAAAAAAGATGCTTTGTCCTATGGGTATTGAGTACCAAAAGATACATGCATGTCCGAATGATTGTATATTGTATCGGAAAGAGTATCAAGATCTCCACAAGTGTCCAAGATGTGGGTTATCGCGCTACAAGCGGAAGAAAGTGGATGGTACACCAGATGAGAAAGGACCTCCGGCAAAGGTGTTGTGGTATCTTCCGATAATACCAAGATTTAAACGTTTGTTTGCGAATAAGAAGGAAGCAAAGAATTTAAGGTGGCACGAAGAAGGGAGAAAGAAAGATGAATATCTTAGACATCCCGCCGATTCTCCACAATGGAAGAATTTTGATGAGAAGTTCGATGATTTCGGTAAGGAAATGAGAAATTTAAGGCTcggtctttgcacggatggaatgaaccctTTTGGCACACTTAGTACTCAACacagcacttggccggttcttttATCCATATATAACCTCCCTCCTTGGCTTTGTATGAAGCGAAAATACATCATGTTGTCCCTTTTGATATCAGGGCCAAAACAGCCGGGAAATGATATTGATGTTTACTTAGCACCACTTATTGATGATTTGAAAGTGCTATGGAATGAAGGTGTTCCCGTGTTTGACTCTTACACTGAAACAAACTTTACTTTGCGTGCTATGATATTTTGTACTGTGAATGACTTTCCGGCATACGGAAACTTATCGGGTTATATTAACAAGGGAGCAAAAGCATGTCCGATTTGTGAAGATGATATGGTGGGAGAGTACTTAGAACATTGTAAGAAGAACATATACTGGCATACTCGTAGGTTGTTACCTCTTGATCACCCTTATCGAAAGAAGAAAAAACCGTTCAATGGGAAAACAGAGGTTCGAGTTGCCCGTCCTCCTCTTACTGGAAGCGAGGTGTACGAGCGGGTCAAAGATATCAACACAGTCTATGGAAAGCCTTACAAGGCTGTAAAAGGAGCCCTTTATAAGAAGAAGTCCCCGTTTTGGGATCTCCCGTATTGGAGGCATTTAGAGGTCAGGCACTGTCTCGATTTTATGCACGTTgaaaaaaatgtttttgaaaGTATTATTGGGACATTGCTTAATATAACGGGAAAGACAAAGGATGGTGAAAATGTTAGGAAAGACATGCAAAAATTGAAGATCCGTCCAGAGCTGGCGCCTGAAGataaggaaaaaggaaaatatcTTCCTCCAGCATGCTACACTATGTCTAAGAATgagaaaataagtttttttgagtgttga
- the LOC130471515 gene encoding uncharacterized protein codes for MEDIEDLYNDGMSRDNDPLCYEHPTETEHDISQKGTKRYRGEVKGLKSPNVPKFLEWDSFNRPTGHWLKDYRQQIGKTVHTKVSILTNKWEEVPQGLQDTLWDYIKTMYHIDNNPLKKKYVMAHLSDRFRDWKAKLVSGHITKTRKISPNAKPPYLVYEAITEEIWQQFVAAKTTDTFKEISEKARKSQSHNLHPHFMGQKSYSQKETEWEVEGRYPSVGSTDSTMRKRHLNWIFGRQKKNEKGEYVFPKDEARLVGEKIDKEVQEVEQGIWTPHRQDDVLSRSLGKKDRRGRVVAVGGTIGHQAYWGKPVRNNGEYDHFSQAELKKIEGDFEARIEQVRKETIAMMEKKMEAVVEEKFINLVTKLGLKLPVGMEIGKTTTTTTTTRSRSNSPSVELEPNSDSFAELKV; via the exons ATGGAGGATATAGAAGACTTGTATAATGATGGGATGTCTAGGGACAATGATCCCTTGTGTTATGAGCATCCAACTGAGACGGAGCATGATATTTCTCAAAAAGGCACTAAAAGGTATCGAGGTGAAGTAAAAGGGTTAAAGTCCCCTAATGTGCCAAAATTCCTAGAATGGGATTCATTTAATCGACCAACTGGTCATTGGTTGAAGGACTATAGGCAACAAATTGGGAAGACAGTGCATACTAAGGTCAGTATTTTGACAAACAAATGGGAAGAGGTACCTCAAGGTCTTCAAGACACCCTTTGGGATTACATTAAG ACTATGTATCATATTGACAACAATCCACTGAAGAAAAAGTATGTAATGGCACACTTGAGTGACCGGTTTAGGGATTGGAAAGCTAAGTTGGTAAGTGGACATATCACAAAGACAAGAAAAATCTCGCCTAATGCCAAACCACCTTACCTTGTATATGAAGCCATCACTGAAGAAATATGGCAGCAATTTGTTGCAGCTAAGACCACCGATACATTTAAG GAAATAAGCGAGAAGGCACGGAAGAGTCAGTCGCACAATCTGCATCCTCATTTTATGGGGCAAAAAAGCTATTCACAGAAGGAAACTGAATGGGAGGTTGAAGGAAGATACCCTTCAGTCGGAAGTACAGATTCAACCATGAGAAAACGACATCTAAATTGGATTTTTGGCCGGCAAAAGAAAAACGAAAAAGGAGAATATGTTTTCCCTAAAGATGAAGCACGCCTGGTTGGTGAAAAAATA GACAAGGAGGTTCAGGAAGTCGAGCAAGGAATTTGGACTCCACATAGGCAAGATGATGTCTTATCCCGTTCCCTTGGAAAGAAAGACCGTCGTGGACGTGTGGTTGCAGTTGGAGGAACAATCGGCCATCAAGCATATTGGGGGAAACCGGTTCGAAATAATGGAGAATATGATCATTTCTCACAAGCCGAACTAAAAAAGATTGAAGGCGATTTTGAGGCTAGAATAGAGCAAGTGCGAAAGGAAACTATAGCTATGATGGAAAAGAAAATGGAGGCCGTAGTTGAGGAAAAATTCATTAACTTGGTGACAAAATTAGGTCTAAAATTGCCGGTTGGGATGGAGATTGGAAAGACCACAACCACTACAACCACTACGCGGAGTCGTAGCAACTCACCTTCTGTGGAGCTAGAGCCTAATTCTGACTCATTTGCGGAGTTGAAGGTATGA
- the LOC130471516 gene encoding uncharacterized protein yields MKLKVQDKRDKEKIVDTQNTVEFTMERTPLVSHSVMKHLSESCKRLANILTDLPPGVESISFQLDAEVFGYKENFSSYISKEDVVQLLSGAWLNISTIQIFIRSDILNFFIKF; encoded by the exons ATGAAGTTGAAGGTACAG GACAAGCGGGATAAGGAAAAAATTGTTGATACTCAAAACACTGTTGAGTTCACTATGGAAAGGACGCCGCTTGTTTCACATAGTGTAATGAAGCATTTGAGTGAGTCATGCAAACGACTCGCTAATATTCTTACTGATCTGCCCCCTGGTGTGGAATCCatatcttttcaattagatGCTGAGGTATTCGGATACAAGGAAAATTTTTCTAGCTATATCTCAAAGGAGGATGTTGTCCAACTTCTCAGTGGGGCTTGGTTAAATATATCAACCATACAAATATTTATCAGGTCAGATATCTTAAACTTCTTTATTAAATTTTAA
- the LOC130459746 gene encoding uncharacterized protein: MCPQLISATTLLASSENIDEACEYMARVMKAASENNQKILAPYHQNNHWVLLVIYPTINTVHVFDSIKKKRSLAIRVVLDSAFETYKAYGGKSKGPQLQWGAAVCAQQDGGTECGYFTSRFMYDIVHSYSGSENLFKDFKVTKPYTNGQIREVLTCWALYFLDFVFS; encoded by the exons ATGTGTCCGCAATTGATTTCAGCAACTACATTGTTGGCAAGTTCGGAGAACATAGATGAAGCATGTGAATACATGGCAAGGGTAATGAAAGCAGCTTCCGAAAACAATCAAAAGATCCTAGCCCCATATCATCAGAA CAATCATTGGGTGCTTCTTGTGATTTACCCTACCATAAATACGGTTCACgtatttgattcaattaagaAGAAACGCAGCCTAGCAATAAGAGTGGTATTGGATAG TGCCTTCGAAACTTACAAGGCATATGGTGGGAAAAGTAAAGGTCCACAATTACAATGGGGTGCTGCTGTG TGTGCTCAACAGGATGGGGGTACTGAGTGCGGGTATTTTACTTCAAGGTTCATGTATGACATAGTCCACTCATATAGTGGAAGTGAAAATCTATTCAAG GATTTTAAGGTGACTAAACCTTATACTAATGGGCAAATTCGTGAAGTTTTAACTTGTTGGGCTCTATactttttggactttgtattctcctGA